From one Pelecanus crispus isolate bPelCri1 chromosome 21, bPelCri1.pri, whole genome shotgun sequence genomic stretch:
- the TCIM gene encoding transcriptional and immune response regulator yields MKAKRSYKTPAMSTSLRVSPSVHGYRFDTALRKKAVANIFESINEESLQKLFKNSGDKKAEERAKIILATDQDLEEKTRALMALKQRRKDKLLQFLTFRKYFIKVH; encoded by the coding sequence atgaaagcaaagagaagctACAAAACTCCAGCCATGTCCACATCCCTGCGCGTGAGCCCCTCGGTCCACGGCTACCGCTTTGACACAGCCCTGCGCAAGAAAGCCGTGGCCAACATCTTTGAAAGCATCAATGAAGAGTCCCTACAGAAACTCTTCAAAAACTCCGGGGACaagaaggcagaggaaagagcCAAGATAATCCTCGCCACCGACCAGGACTTGGAGGAGAAAACGAGAGCGCTAATGGCGCTAAAGCAGAGGCGAAAAGACAAGCTGCTCCAGTTCCTGACATTTCGGAAATACTTCATTAAAGTTCACTGA